Proteins encoded within one genomic window of Cyanobacterium stanieri LEGE 03274:
- the prmA gene encoding 50S ribosomal protein L11 methyltransferase, which translates to MNSSWWEIKIKNVPDLEDTIFWHLQEFGCKGSALIQEDGIWYVKGYVPKIDVTEAQLDILSNTIRDDFDGQEFDFSYESMDDQDWSSSWKDHWQPMEIGQKMVVYPAWIDVPPECDRHVIRLDPGSAFGTGVHPTTQLCMEALERQLEHKNKPLTMADIGCGTGILSLTARLLGVEKIIASDIDSLAVRATEENMQFNNIDNIEVYQGSIDKIKKVTNQKFDGMVCNILAEIIKTMIPDMGDIIKPQGWVVLSGILVTQADDIKQILKDNNWQITGYNSKENWCSIEAKKSSD; encoded by the coding sequence TTCTTGGTGGGAAATTAAAATAAAAAATGTGCCTGATTTAGAGGATACTATCTTTTGGCATCTACAGGAGTTTGGTTGTAAAGGTTCGGCTCTGATTCAGGAAGATGGTATCTGGTATGTTAAAGGATATGTACCTAAAATTGATGTTACCGAAGCTCAGTTAGATATTTTAAGTAATACCATTAGGGATGATTTTGATGGTCAAGAATTTGATTTTTCCTATGAATCCATGGATGATCAAGATTGGAGTAGTAGTTGGAAAGATCATTGGCAACCCATGGAAATTGGTCAGAAAATGGTTGTCTATCCCGCTTGGATTGATGTACCCCCTGAGTGCGATCGCCACGTAATCCGCTTAGATCCAGGATCTGCTTTTGGCACAGGGGTTCACCCCACCACTCAACTATGTATGGAAGCCTTAGAAAGACAATTAGAGCATAAAAATAAACCCTTAACCATGGCCGATATTGGTTGTGGTACAGGAATTTTATCCTTAACCGCTCGTTTATTGGGGGTAGAAAAGATAATTGCTAGTGATATTGATTCCCTTGCGGTGAGGGCTACCGAAGAAAATATGCAGTTTAACAATATTGATAATATCGAAGTTTATCAAGGTAGTATAGATAAAATCAAAAAAGTAACTAATCAAAAATTTGATGGCATGGTGTGTAATATTCTCGCCGAAATTATTAAAACCATGATCCCTGATATGGGAGATATTATTAAACCCCAAGGATGGGTAGTTTTAAGCGGTATCTTAGTCACTCAAGCCGATGATATAAAACAAATTCTCAAGGATAATAATTGGCAGATCACGGGTTATAATTCCAAAGAAAACTGGTGTTCCATTGAAGCTAAAAAATCCTCGGATTAA
- a CDS encoding ABC transporter ATP-binding protein translates to MTNLLEVKDVYAGYIKDLNILQGINFRIEPGELITVIGPNGAGKSTLAKTIFGLLTPNQGKIIFKDRNIAGLKSNEIVKLGMCYVPQISNVFATLTVEENLEMGAYTLSGSCKKQKEMVYTMFPKLKQRLRQKAGTLSGGERQMLAMGKALMLDPDLLLLDEPSAALSPILVNDVFEQIKAINATGKAIVLVEQNAKKALMMADRGYVLESGKDAIEGKGSDLLDNPLVGELYLGTRHD, encoded by the coding sequence ATGACTAATTTACTAGAAGTAAAAGATGTTTATGCAGGATATATTAAGGACTTGAATATATTACAGGGCATTAATTTTCGCATTGAACCGGGGGAGTTAATCACTGTAATTGGGCCTAATGGCGCGGGAAAGTCCACCCTTGCAAAAACGATTTTTGGGTTATTGACTCCTAATCAGGGGAAAATTATTTTTAAGGATCGTAATATTGCTGGGTTAAAGTCCAATGAGATTGTTAAGTTGGGGATGTGTTATGTTCCCCAGATTTCTAATGTTTTTGCTACTTTGACGGTGGAGGAAAATTTGGAAATGGGGGCTTATACTCTTTCTGGTTCTTGTAAAAAGCAAAAGGAGATGGTTTACACCATGTTTCCGAAGTTAAAGCAACGTTTGAGGCAAAAGGCAGGAACTTTGTCGGGGGGAGAAAGGCAAATGTTGGCCATGGGTAAGGCTTTGATGTTAGATCCTGATTTGCTGTTGTTGGATGAACCTTCGGCGGCGCTTTCGCCTATTTTGGTTAATGATGTTTTTGAACAAATTAAGGCGATTAATGCTACGGGAAAGGCAATCGTTTTGGTGGAACAAAATGCCAAAAAAGCCCTTATGATGGCCGATAGGGGCTACGTTTTAGAAAGTGGCAAAGATGCGATCGAGGGTAAGGGTTCTGATTTATTAGATAATCCTTTGGTGGGTGAGTTATATCTTGGGACTCGTCATGATTGA